The sequence below is a genomic window from Cicer arietinum cultivar CDC Frontier isolate Library 1 chromosome 6, Cicar.CDCFrontier_v2.0, whole genome shotgun sequence.
catgcttgataagttgctttcacttttgctagcctatcctttacatactagatctagccatattcacctttttcttttgaccttttgactcttacttttgaatgctttgtttattcatgtttgacattgTTATGCATTTGAATAAACACATTTGTTCTGGTGAGAAATCAGATTGTCCAAATCTGGAGTTTTTCAACTTGCAGCCCATCCTCGCGTTTGCAtcaatttccatcctcacgagggttttccatcctcaggccaaaatcactttttccttctttttgccttaatgattaataacctattatcttatatgaatacactcaagagcacatgttagtcattaaccacaatcataatctcttaagtaattttgttatcattaaaatcatttgagagattttgtctcaacatattTAAGATGAGAACTCTCATGCTATATAGttttcatgagtataatatctAACAAGTGATTTGAAGTCATATAAtttcttctttcaatttttttcttctgttaaTGATAAATCTTTCACTAATTTTTCATAGTGGGTACGGGTACCCATCTTTTTCTTGTGCTACCAAAATATATCCTTTAATtcattatttagttattttttatcaattatttcctctataaaattaagttttaaatttaattcaacattaattatgtcaaatggaatgtataatttttttaaaataaaaaaatagtgaaaaGTATTTTACGTCATGTAACTCTactcatttaattttatattttaatttttttttgatattttactcttaaaattgtaataattatatatctttttagttttattttctcatcattattctcatttatttgaattttaactaATGCACCATTTTCTCTCcatgttaatttaatattttattttatggtgaTTTGtttaaattgatcatttaattattattttcaaatttgaatttaagaCATTATTTTATTGGATACTTCAAATCCAAATCAAACCATGGAAATCTAAACATCTACGGTTCAAGCATCGGATTTTGAGCCCGCGAGTCCGTGTGTCTGACCCATACatattacttttttcttttttctttttttattataatatctttgtatattttattttaatttgatctcACTCTTTCTTGTTcatgtattttaatttgatattttgaattttttgttttagtttataTTTGGCAAAGTCTTGAAATATCAATTTCACATACGATGTGGTTGAGGAAACTAAATTTCTAACGAAACTAAATTCTCAATTGTTGTGATAAAATGTTGTATCCCAATCAAACTACTAAAATTGATCCATTATATATCattttggtttgattttaattttattcaaaaaatgtGTAAATTCAACCCAACCCAatccatatattttttttatcggTTTTGACAATGGGTTCAATCAAAATTGAACCAAACCGACCCGCAAACACCTTTATCAAATGTGTAATTGATAAGAAAATACTTTTTACATATGTTGTGGTCAATCTAAACAAATTATCCGTCTGTTcttatttataagtaaaattgAGTCACCAAAAATTGATgtgtttgattaaaatttagactaaatacattaattattattgacTCACTTTAGTTTATAAATAGGAACAAAAAGATTACactcttaaattttatttaatgtaatatgattaacatttatttatcttctcttaattttatgtaaatatttatagTTCGTTCAATGAATTGTGCATTTTGATTCGAGTTTTCATGAGGTATCTACTTAGTAACAACACTTCGACTTTATAATCTAAAAAACAAAGTTCAAATTCTAATTGAGaagaagataaaataattatttatgtcactattgttaataataatttcctcattccaattaaaaaaagaatttttcatattctcgtATATAAAAGTGTTccaatagataaataattatttttatgtctaACCAAGACATCCAGAAGTAAATAAATATgctttatttaattacttaatcCATGCTACAATTTTGATTATTCACTCAATTTTGATAATTCCCATGGCAGAATTGAATTAAATTTCGGtccaaaatatatttcttcACATCCAAGGCATTATCAATTCCTACAGGAATGACGGGTCGAAATAGATTTTCGAAGTATCCAATGGCCACTCCAGCTAAACCTTCTCATCCCATAACATAATCTCTATTGTTAATATGTTTTTTCCAAAATCTAGTTCTACTTTACCTTCTCATTTCCCATGTTCAAAAACAGGTCCCATTACTTCAGCCCTAGCTCTGGCATATTCTgttgtaaaaagaaaaagttggaAATGCTAATTTATAGCAATTACAAAATTTACCAATCAATAaccgaaaaaaaaaacttagtttATCCACATTGTACATATAGTAGAGTAAATAACCTTATTCACAGCACACAGAAATGAACAGAAACGTATTAAATCATGAAAGCCAGAATAGAAAAGATCTTCAATCCATAATGCATGATATCAACACAGAATAATGATAATTGCAGAGTAGTCACGACATTTATACACAAGTACTAGCAAACGCAACACGATGATAAGAAAAGTTTAAATAACTGGTTGAGAGTTTTAAGTATATAGCTGTTAGTAGCTACTATCACAGAATGGCACAACCCCCCTTATCACCTCGCTTGCGGAGTTCTTCTTGTGCCATTTCAAGATGTTTTCTTAGTTTTTGTATTTCATCGTCTGATTTCTTCTGAGCTACCTTTGCACTATCTTCTGCTCTTAGTCTTGCAGCTTGCTCTTCAGCCAATTGTTGCTCAAGCCTTGTAGTTGCCTCCCTCAACTTTGACTCAATCTACAAAAccatataataatttatcaaaCACAAAAATACTTTGGGTAATATTCAATTTAAGATACTATATCACATAATCTGCCAtgtaaatactatttatttacaAAGATGAGATCTTCTAATTAGAGGTCAAGCTTAGAACAAAAAAGTAGAATACATAAGAATAATAATACACATTTTTCACCAATAACATCAAACTGATGGAGCAATACTGTCTGTTGACCTATGCTTGAAAGTTTCTCATGCTAATTTCTATCCTATCCATTTCTCATCCCAAAGGATTGTTAGAGCTTATATCTCCAGAAGTGTTTTTCTTCATCTCAAGGCCCAATCCAACAGTGTAACAAGACATACTGCACATATGTTCTAGCTAGGCCTCCCATATTTGGAGAATCTAAAACAAAATCGGATCAGATTGACATTTAGTGTATTTGGAAATTGCATTTTTCACAGTATGACAGCGCTGCAATTATAAGCTGGCAGAGGGAGCTCCCACAATGTGCTGTGATTTTGCATCTCTCAACGTGCTACCAAACACTGCTGTATTCTTAGCATCAGCTTCCCCATTCTACTTTTGTAGAAATTGGAGGTGCGTTgccattttttttcaattttaatgatCAAATATACCTTTCCCAACACAAGAGTCGGAACTTCATAGAATCAGGCTCATATTgcaattttatcaaatccagactcaatcttctttttttctACCCATATTGCAGTTGCCATATTACAAACCCATATAATCAGGCTCATATACccattttataaaattctagAAATTCTTGTATTTTGAACTCTAATGCACGGTTCCAATATTTCACACCATACCATAAGTGTGTCCTCTTACCATCTCAACCCAAAGTCAATTCACTGTCAGATATCAAGTTTCACATTAATTAGGAAGGAGTTGAGTGAGAACTAtgagttaaaaaaataacataatcaatTCCATGAGATTTAGGATCAAGATGTAATGCCAAACTTGGTTTTACAATTTGTTGTATAACCAACTGGTCTAAAGTCAACCCTTCATACTTTATGCCGAAAGGGCTATTGTGTGATCTCAGGTTAGGCATGACAAGAATTGTAGAGAAATAGGAGAGAGATAGGTAGAAGTATGGTGCTTATCCTTCTCCAAACTAAAGATGCCTTGGTTTCATTTATATTTGCAAGACAAAATCCCACTACAATTTCCCCTATTTAGCTTCCAAAACTTCTGACTGCTGCAGAAACTGCCGATGACTAACCTCGTATTGTTTAGTCCTTGTGATAATACCCTCGAAAATCTTATCTTCCTCATTAAAAGTTGGCTTGTACTAATATATACATGTTGATCAAAACATTACATGCCCAAAAATGGATGCACATGCctgtttaatgaattaatttctGCTATTAAATGAGGTTTAAGCAAAATTAGATCTTTAAGAGTACATCACGTCAAAACACCAACAATAGCTAACCTGAATGAATGGTACTATTTGGTAAGTTTAAAACTAAGTAATTGCTAGctttaattaaactaaatcttcttattaagttattattatgCACCAATGCAGTAATAGTGTATAAAGTTGCtgaaaaaaattccaaaacattaAAGAAAAAGGGTCATCATGTTCATCTTACAGAAAATTAAGTTAAACAACATCAAGATGAAATGATGATATGAATATCAgaaaatatagacaaaaaagTTACCATCTCAGTAATTTGTTTTAGCTGGTCATCATAAGTTTGCTGCATATGCATTTTAAGCTCCGATATCTCCTTTTTTGAATATCCTTCCAAGGTTTCAACCTCTCTTTGCTGGCTATGCAGCTTCATTGCTCCTTTCTGTAATCAAAAGATGAATTCACTAATATCATGATACTTTTCCAAGATTTAAGAAATAAGATTGTAAAATCTGCAAAACCTCCCACCTTTAGTTCTGTAAATAACTCATCTGTATAGGGCCGCCCACCATTCTGTGAGACTATCATGCTTACAAACGAGAGAAGTTTTTGAACTTGTCCAAATTGCTTCTTTTTATCTTTAGTCTTGTTGTCAAAGAGAACACAACGATTCCCACACAAAGAAAGGATTTCCTACAGTATTATTAAAGTCAATTAAGACCAAACTAATTATTACTTATTCTTTAGAGATTCAGCATATAGACTTTCCTAAATCCAAGATATAGTCTCATACTACTAAAAGAAACAACAAATAATAGCCAAGCATAGAAATCAACACTTAAGACCGGGATGATGCAGCATTAAGAATTATATCAACATGCAAACAGGGCAAGTAACACATTCTGAAGAAGAAAGTTTATGCCGCTCAACTATTCTTATGTTTTTCTATTCAGATAAAATAAGAGTTTATAACAAATACAAAAGAAGTACAAGCATACAACATATGATATTTTCCCAAAAGATAACAAAAGAAACACAAAAAGAGTTGACAACCAAAAAAGCTAATAACCTACATAGAGTTCAGTTGTCCTTCTGCATATCAGTgttttaaatctttaaatagttCAAATGGGAATTTAAATGTTTGTTTGTAAgcttagaaggaaaaaaaactaTCACAAAAGTACATTTTTTAAAGGTTATCCAAATGTGTTAGAAAACTTCCTAATGATTTGCATCACTGAGGGAAGGAGTTCAAGAAGGCATGCTATATATCCTTTTATTAAGAGCATAAATACATCATATGTGTGTGCAACGCGAACATATTGtatacatcaatttttcaaatacaatataaaatgcaccaatattttcaatttttcatagAAACAGCCTTACAGCAAAGGTTAAGAAATTCAATGAGCAGACGAGTAATAGCAAATAATCTAAACTATAATACTAATAAACCTTTAAAGGCTCTGGACATTCACGGCCTAAATAATCATCCAGTGTCTCATCATTATCTTCTAGTTCATCTCCTCCAGTGAAGACCACAATCATGTAATCAACAATATTGCTTCCAAATAATGTTTGCAAGCTACGTAGAGCATTTTCTTCTTCCTCGGTAAATCGTGCTCTAACAGAGAACACTACAACGATGGCATGGATCCCGTCCTTGGCCAAGCCAATGCACTTGGCAATTTCTTTGCCAATAAACTCAGATCCAGCAGCAAAATCAAATAATCCTGTAAAGCTTTTCAAGTTAAAAGGATACAACAAACATACCAAGAAGCAAAAGGAAATTGTTAAGCAATCACAATTCATACACATTTCATAACTcaaaaaaaccataaatggtacTTGTTTCAGGCCATATAAATAAATTCCCTTGAATGAAAACCCAAAAAACATTATGATGAGAATACTACTCTAGGAGAATATTATTCTAGGCAACTTTTAAGACAAGTTTGccaaatttataacatttcaATGATTCCCATCTCAAAATCTATGTTTCCAATGAGTCAACGACCCAACCTGTCCTTTGAGAACAACTAGGAatgtaaaagttaaatttttttctcatacAAAAAGTTCCAATTTTGTAACAAACATGCAAATACTCATTTCCTATGCACCTGTATTCCTAGGAATGTGTTTAGATAACTTAAAACAAACCCCACTGAAACACTGGACACGACATTGACAGTGACATGTTGACaccgataataatttgagaaaataatttaattgaatgtaatcaaagTGTTGGTGTCGGTCACATATTCGATTAGTGCTTGCTACAGAGGTTTATGATAAGCTT
It includes:
- the LOC101501621 gene encoding immune-associated nucleotide-binding protein 9 produces the protein MGGSPVEDDWEFASSIPEVRTVVLVGRTGNGKSATGNSIIGKKVFKSRASSSGVTASCEMQTTELKDGQIVNVIDTPGLFDFAAGSEFIGKEIAKCIGLAKDGIHAIVVVFSVRARFTEEEENALRSLQTLFGSNIVDYMIVVFTGGDELEDNDETLDDYLGRECPEPLKEILSLCGNRCVLFDNKTKDKKKQFGQVQKLLSFVSMIVSQNGGRPYTDELFTELKKGAMKLHSQQREVETLEGYSKKEISELKMHMQQTYDDQLKQITEMIESKLREATTRLEQQLAEEQAARLRAEDSAKVAQKKSDDEIQKLRKHLEMAQEELRKRGDKGGCAIL